The following are encoded together in the Malaya genurostris strain Urasoe2022 chromosome 3, Malgen_1.1, whole genome shotgun sequence genome:
- the LOC131439033 gene encoding uncharacterized protein LOC131439033, producing MNSILKVALGLIVITAQTCAQTPNLPARCNKFSFAFFANSSDCGKFVFCEEGSPVGYQCMSDEIWSQDDAACVLGNQETCEPWNVQKACVGLEDGSILHPRNCDRFIICSNEQAEEVVCQPGFVFLETNASCVIGSSIQCESLEYLCSDNKTPASFPHPDYCDAFINCNENYSTVEFCPVNEIFRSDIEFCVPGNPEICEVAQLDTICINRPSSTVPHPQNCTKFVVCSGDCTESNCATQELCGRGEVFNPRISSCVVGNEESCELLDDICIQQQNGRRFGVPLHCDLFIECSNNSAILHSCSSGKILRLDMQYCVPGDNESCEFTILEEMCTDLPYGTIFPHPYDCDKYIMCDINETVEVPCPEDTIVEPGSIECVPGDRNTCLFYEDFCQNNDDGMYPHPNECNSFIFCQNNQSLIQLCPPGDVFEITEQKCVPGNMVTCTPLNCTDQNDGVSAHPNLCNIFIRCDDVQISSQLCYRDHIFHPALLVCTPGNISNCDFYPVEEMCIDRFDGTRYPYPELDGCTQYVVCSNGQGYAFSCPEGTVLRPQDLECVVGNDDTCEYFDIICSPDHDDVLIHPSRCDIKIVCSTGQHILEFCPSGQIFDPETFQCVPGDINNCFPPENFCESRPDGEYAHPNDCSRFIRCISGETNELVCSEDEIYRAEVSFCVPGNPTNCENFPLEIMCADRVNGQQYPHPNNCDKFIVCQDEQPLVQSCDRGMVIQAGTIECVVGNANTCELYLHLCVEQTVETIAHPADCDLFISCQSTNITVEACSRGEIFDPENLMCSAGNIEDCELLNLCSEGIDGAVFPYPEYCGLFIQCEGNIDTVKQCPTGEIFDQTKTECAPGDVETCELAPEKNFQ from the coding sequence ATGAATAGTATTTTGAAAGTCGCACTAGGATTAATTGTGATCACTGCACAAACATGTGCTCAAACTCCAAATTTACCAGCTCGTTGTAACAAATTTTCGTTTGCTTTCTTTGCAAATTCGAGTGATTGCGGAAAGTTCGTGTTTTGTGAGGAAGGATCCCCGGTAGGGTATCAGTGCatgtcggatgaaatttggtccCAAGATGATGCTGCTTGTGTACTGGGGAATCAAGAAACGTGTGAACCTTGGAATGTACAGAAAGCCTGTGTAGGATTGGAAGACGGATCAATACTTCATCCACGGAACTGTGACCGTTTTATTATTTGTTCCAACGAGCAGGCGGAGGAAGTGGTTTGTCAACCTGGATTTGTGTTTTTGGAAACGAATGCCAGTTGTGTGATCGGCAGTTCAATACAGTGCGAATCCTTAGAATATCTGTGCTCGGATAACAAAACTCCTGCAAGTTTTCCTCATCCTGATTACTGCGATGCATTCATTAATTGTAATGAAAACTATTCAACTGTAGAATTCTGTCCAGTTAATGAAATTTTTCGGTCAGATATTGAATTCTGCGTTCCCGGTAATCCGGAAATATGTGAAGTAGCACAACTGGATACGATTTGTATAAACAGACCCAGCAGTACTGTTCCGCATCCTCAAAACTGCACTAAATTTGTCGTATGCTCTGGAGACTGCACTGAATCAAATTGTGCAACACAAGAACTGTGCGGACGAGGTGAGGTATTCAATCCACGCATTTCATCGTGTGTTGTTGGAAATGAAGAATCGTGTGAGCTACTGGACGATATCTGCATTCAACAACAAAACGGGCGGAGATTTGGGGTTCCGCTTCATTGCGACCTATTTATCGAATGTTCAAATAATAGTGCTATACTACATTCATGTTCGTCGGGCAAAATTCTTCGTTTGGATATGCAATATTGTGTCCCAGGAGATAACGAATCATGCGAGTTTACCATTCTTGAAGAAATGTGCACTGATTTGCCATATGGAACAATTTTTCCGCATCCCTATGATTGCGATAAATACATAATGTGTGATATCAATGAAACAGTGGAAGTACCTTGTCCTGAGGACACCATTGTAGAACCAGGTAGCATTGAATGTGTTCCCGGGGACCGAAATACGTGTTTGTTCTATGAAGATTTTTGTCAAAATAATGATGATGGGATGTATCCTCATCCAAACGAATGCAACTCGTTCATTTTTTGTCAAAACAATCAATCACTCATTCAATTGTGTCCTCCTGGAGACGTTTTCGAAATAACTGAGCAGAAATGTGTTCCAGGAAATATGGTAACATGTACACCCCTCAATTGTACTGATCAAAACGATGGAGTTTCAGCTCATCCCAACCTATGCAACATATTCATTCGATGTGACGATGTACAAATTTCTTCCCAACTTTGTTACCGAGATCATATTTTTCATCCAGCTCTACTAGTCTGTACTCCAGGAAACATATCCAACTGTGATTTCTATCCTGTCGAGGAAATGTGCATTGATCGTTTCGATGGAACACGGTATCCTTACCCTGAACTAGATGGATGTACTCAATATGTTGTCTGCAGTAACGGACAAGGTTACGCATTTTCCTGTCCGGAAGGAACAGTGCTGAGGCCACAGGATTTAGAATGCGTAGTAGGCAATGATGATACTTGTGAGTATTTTGATATTATCTGCTCTCCGGATCACGATGACGTTCTTATTCATCCAAGTAGATGCGATATCAAAATTGTGTGCTCCACAGGACAGCATATTCTAGAGTTTTGTCCCAGTGGACAAATCTTTGACCCTGAAACATTCCAATGTGTTCCTGGTGATATCAATAAttgttttcctccggaaaatttTTGCGAAAGTCGCCCCGACGGGGAATATGCGCACCCGAATGACTGTTCTCGATTCATTCGTTGCATCTCTGGTGAAACAAATGAGCTGGTCTGCTCCGAAGATGAAATCTACCGTGCAGAAGTGTCTTTTTGTGTCCCCGGTAACCCTACCAACTGTGAAAATTTTCCGCTAGAAATCATGTGTGCAGATCGTGTAAATGGTCAACAATATCCTCATCCAAATAACTGTGATAAGTTCATTGTTTGCCAAGATGAACAGCCATTGGTGCAATCGTGTGATCGTGGTATGGTAATTCAGGCCGGAACAATAGAATGTGTTGTTGGGAATGCGAACACTTGTGAACTGTACCTGCATCTCTGTGTTGAACAAACAGTAGAAACTATTGCCCATCCTGCTGATTGTGATTTGTTTATCAGCTGTCAATCTACAAATATCACGGTGGAAGCTTGCTCGCGTGGagaaatttttgatcctgaaaacTTGATGTGCTCTGCTGGGAATATTGAAGATTGCGAATTGTTGAATTTATGTTCAGAAGGGATTGATGGAGCAGTTTTTCCTTATCCGGAATATTGTGGCTTATTTATCCAATGCGAAGGTAACATCGATACTGTGAAACAATGTCCAACAGGGGAAATCTTTGATCAAACCAAAACCGAATGTGCTCCAGGTGATGTGGAAACTTGTGAACTTGctcccgaaaaaaatttccaatga